The following are from one region of the Terriglobales bacterium genome:
- a CDS encoding prolyl oligopeptidase family serine peptidase: PEFMASISPIHYVDKIRAPLFVIAGANDPRVPKEEADQMVAKVKERGVPVEYIAFPDEGHGMAKRSNRIRGYSAIAEFLDKYVKNAK, translated from the coding sequence CCCGAGTTCATGGCCTCCATCTCGCCCATCCACTACGTGGACAAGATCCGGGCGCCGCTCTTCGTGATCGCGGGCGCCAACGATCCCCGCGTGCCCAAGGAAGAGGCCGACCAGATGGTGGCCAAGGTGAAGGAGCGGGGCGTGCCGGTGGAGTACATCGCCTTTCCCGACGAGGGCCACGGCATGGCCAAGCGCAGCAACCGAATCCGGGGCTACAGCGCGATCGCCGAGTTTCTGGACAAGTATGTGAAGAACGCGAAGTGA